One Methylomonas sp. LL1 DNA window includes the following coding sequences:
- a CDS encoding lysophospholipid acyltransferase family protein has protein sequence MAMLRRLFYLLLVKPLVLFLIGLNVRGRQYLPSSGPAIVVANHNSHLDTLVLMSLFPRALIPDLHPVAAADYFFRNRCLKWFALNIVGIVPIDRRPSARDGDTLAPLLTALDRGKILILFPEGSRGAPERRGKFKSGIAHLLSKRPEVPVTPVFFSGLGKCLPKGEFVLVPFFVDVFIAPAINWSGSRQGFMAVLEQAFDNLENSADRPGFEDDE, from the coding sequence ATGGCCATGTTGCGGCGCTTGTTTTATCTGCTGCTGGTCAAGCCCCTGGTGTTGTTTTTGATCGGCCTGAACGTGCGCGGCCGGCAATATTTGCCGAGCTCCGGCCCGGCCATCGTGGTCGCCAATCACAACAGCCACCTGGATACCCTGGTGTTGATGTCGCTGTTTCCTCGGGCGCTGATTCCCGACCTGCATCCCGTGGCGGCGGCGGATTATTTTTTTCGCAACCGCTGTTTGAAGTGGTTTGCCTTGAACATCGTCGGCATCGTCCCGATAGATCGCCGGCCTTCGGCTCGGGACGGCGATACCCTGGCGCCGCTGTTAACCGCGCTGGATCGGGGGAAGATTCTGATCCTGTTTCCGGAAGGCAGCCGTGGCGCGCCCGAACGGCGCGGCAAATTCAAAAGCGGCATCGCCCATTTGTTAAGCAAACGTCCGGAAGTACCGGTCACCCCGGTATTTTTCAGCGGCCTGGGCAAGTGCCTGCCCAAGGGCGAGTTCGTGCTGGTGCCGTTCTTCGTCGATGTCTTCATCGCTCCCGCCATCAACTGGAGCGGTAGCCGCCAAGGGTTTATGGCAGTGTTGGAACAGGCTTTCGATAATTTGGAAAACAGTGCCGACAGGCCGGGGTTTGAGGATGACGAGTAG